A genomic window from Chlorobium phaeobacteroides DSM 266 includes:
- a CDS encoding FAD-dependent oxidoreductase: MHKSADVIIVGSGIGGLTVGALLQQQGISTLVFEQNSVPGGSCSSFSRNGYRFDAGASVFYGFGDDLSSGTLNLHTRIFRKLGIDVKTVHDPVQIHYHLPGGFALPAHYSRKLFLDSLQDRFPHEGEGIKKFYDELEAVYDILSSLPAGSLEDLMHLAQVGLTYPGKTFTLAMKTFRSMGKTARKYISDEELLRFIDIESYSWALQNALSTPLVNAGICLADRHHGGINYPVGGSGVIAEGLVRGIEKYGGTVRYRSEVVEILVEGGSAHGVKLANGECCYADVVVSNATVWDTFNRLVPDPRYHVAEEKFQRAPSWFQLYLGVDGSVIPEGFHVHHVLVEDWKRYDQTGGTIYFSAPTLLDPSLAPSGKHIVHLFVTAETSEWESFEKSNGQYLKAKEAFARTVIARTEKILPGLADSIELQVFATPSTHERYLNRYKGSYGPLLWPGQNVLQKPQNLTRVKNLLAVGDSTFPGQGVIAVTYSGVSCASYIARQMGKPLAYL; encoded by the coding sequence ATGCATAAAAGCGCAGACGTCATTATTGTCGGTTCAGGTATCGGTGGACTAACGGTTGGAGCTCTGTTACAGCAGCAGGGGATTTCAACCCTTGTTTTTGAGCAAAACAGTGTTCCTGGCGGGAGTTGTTCTTCATTTTCAAGGAATGGTTACAGGTTTGATGCCGGAGCGTCAGTCTTTTACGGGTTTGGCGATGACCTGAGCAGCGGTACGCTTAATCTTCATACCAGAATTTTCCGCAAGCTTGGCATTGATGTTAAAACGGTTCATGACCCTGTTCAAATTCATTATCATCTGCCTGGCGGGTTTGCTCTTCCAGCGCACTATAGTCGGAAACTGTTTCTTGATTCGCTTCAGGATCGATTTCCCCATGAAGGAGAAGGTATTAAAAAGTTTTATGATGAACTGGAAGCTGTGTACGATATTCTGAGTTCATTGCCTGCCGGTTCTCTTGAGGATCTCATGCATCTTGCCCAGGTAGGTTTGACCTATCCAGGCAAGACGTTTACCCTTGCTATGAAAACCTTTCGCTCAATGGGCAAGACTGCACGGAAATATATCAGTGATGAAGAGCTGTTGAGGTTTATCGATATTGAGTCTTACTCATGGGCGTTACAGAATGCGTTGTCAACTCCGCTTGTCAATGCCGGAATCTGTCTTGCAGACAGACATCATGGAGGCATTAACTACCCTGTCGGAGGTTCAGGGGTTATTGCTGAGGGATTGGTCAGGGGAATAGAAAAATATGGCGGAACAGTCCGCTACCGTTCAGAAGTTGTTGAGATTCTTGTTGAAGGGGGGAGCGCCCATGGCGTTAAGCTCGCAAACGGCGAGTGCTGTTATGCCGATGTTGTTGTCAGTAATGCGACGGTCTGGGATACCTTTAACAGGCTCGTACCGGATCCACGGTATCATGTTGCTGAAGAGAAGTTTCAACGGGCCCCAAGCTGGTTTCAACTCTATCTTGGAGTGGATGGTTCGGTTATTCCTGAAGGGTTTCATGTTCATCATGTTCTCGTTGAGGACTGGAAGCGGTATGATCAGACGGGAGGGACAATTTATTTTTCTGCTCCCACTCTTCTCGATCCATCGCTTGCTCCGTCAGGCAAACATATCGTACACCTTTTTGTTACTGCCGAAACCTCCGAGTGGGAGAGTTTTGAGAAAAGTAATGGTCAATATCTGAAAGCAAAGGAGGCTTTTGCCAGAACGGTGATAGCCCGAACGGAAAAGATACTTCCCGGACTTGCGGATTCGATCGAACTCCAGGTGTTTGCAACGCCCTCGACTCATGAACGCTATCTCAACCGGTACAAAGGATCGTATGGCCCGTTGCTCTGGCCCGGCCAGAATGTGTTGCAGAAACCTCAAAACCTTACCAGGGTTAAAAATCTGCTTGCGGTCGGCGATAGTACTTTTCCTGGACAGGGAGTTATTGCTGTGACCTATTCAGGCGTTTCATGTGCCTCCTATATTGCCCGACAGATGGGTAAGCCGCTTGCATATCTCTGA
- a CDS encoding DUF4372 domain-containing protein, protein MNTGKTVFAQLQEHLALHQFRRFVNRYKGTYKVQSFTCLDQYLSLFIARLTYRDSLRDITACTVCKIKAPRYFKWVSQN, encoded by the coding sequence ATGAATACAGGAAAAACTGTTTTCGCTCAATTGCAGGAACATCTGGCGCTCCATCAATTTCGCCGATTCGTCAATCGTTACAAGGGAACTTATAAGGTTCAGTCATTCACCTGTCTCGATCAATATCTTAGCCTGTTCATTGCTCGGTTGACCTATCGGGATAGCCTTCGTGATATAACAGCTTGCACGGTATGCAAAATAAAGGCTCCTCGCTATTTCAAGTGGGTAAGCCAAAATTAA